CACAATAATGCCATTTTTGGACAGGATGTTTGCCAAAAACGCGATGCGCCGAATATTTTCCATTCGGTCAAGCTTAGTATAACCTAGGGTAGGGGAAAAAACCTTTCTAATAATGTCACCATCCAAAACCTCAACACGGCATCCACGGTTCTTGAGTTCAAGCGCGACTCGCCTCGCCA
This window of the Thermoanaerobacterales bacterium genome carries:
- a CDS encoding adenylyl-sulfate kinase, with the translated sequence MSHQGLTIWLTGHSGAGKSTLARRVALELKNRGCRVEVLDGDIIRKVFSPTLGYTKLDRMENIRRIAFLANILSKNGIIV